The following proteins come from a genomic window of Sorex araneus isolate mSorAra2 chromosome 1, mSorAra2.pri, whole genome shotgun sequence:
- the LOC101544345 gene encoding putative DBH-like monooxygenase protein 2 has protein sequence MLQLPSDYCYALLQNALSFEPVSVTREYALVAVCRLMGKVKHLLPTGNRVGPTSRLRYSRFLDSSNVVFLRWDFDLESEIIAFELQVRTTGWVGLGVTNRYTRAGSDLVVGGVLPDGNVYFSDQHLVDENTLEADGSQDATLQWITEDEVYTTMHFSRPFRSCDPHDQDIAGDTVRVLAAYGLDDTPKLDQERTFVKSIFLLQIIHPDDLEVPEDTIIHDLELTDFLIPEDDTTYACTFLPLPIVNKKHHIYKFEPKLVQHDESMVHHILVYACGNASVLPTGVSDCYGADPAFSLCSQVVVGWAVGGTSYQFPDDVGVSIGTPMDPQWIRLEIHYSNFNNLLSAPGIYDSSGIRVYYTAQLRKYDMGVLQLGFYTFPIHFLPPGAESFMSYGLCKTEKFVEMNGGSIPDIQVYGYLLHTHLAGRSLQAVQYRNGTQYRTICKDDSYDFNLQETRDLRHRVEIKPGDELLVQCRYQTLDRDTLTFGGPSTINEMCLIFLFYYPRNNISSCMGYPDIIYVAHELGEEATDSMEGVMALNNVDWTPENIKMAEKACKEAQQTVVIKTIDEVVENTTGWIPDITPTPRGPCLESSGGKVEAQDKTPTGFRAAPVSLTGSGTSLWHLSLAGLLIVQGAISWLLTSLQATI, from the exons ATGTTACAATTGCCAAGTGACTACTGCTATGCTCTGTTACAAAATGCCCTGTCATTTGAGCCAGTGTCAGTGACCAGAGAATATGCATTAGTGGCTGTCTGCAGGCTGATGGGAAAGGTGAAACATCTCTTACCTACAG GCAACCGCGTTGGCCCAACCTCTCGCCTGCGTTATTCCAGGTTTCTCGATTCTTCCAACGTAGTTTTCCTGCGCTGGGACTTTGACCTTGAGTCTGAGATCATCGCGTTTGAGCTCCAGGTCCGGACAACTGGctgggtgggcttgggggtcaccAATCGCTACACGAGAGCAGGAAGTGATCTGGTTGTTGGAGGTGTCTTGCCCGATGGCAACGTCTATTTCTCG GATCAGCACCTGGTGGATGAGAACACCCTAGAGGCAGATGGAAGTCAGGATGCTACCCTGCAGTGGATTACAGAAGATGAAGTCTACACTACCATGCACTTCTCCAGGCCTTTCCGCTCCTGTGATCCTCATGACCAAGACATTGCG GGTGACACAGTGAGGGTGCTGGCAGCCTATGGTCTAGATGATACTCCAAAGCTGGATCAGGAGCGGACTTTTGTGAAGTCCATCTTTCTGCTACAAATTATTCACCCAGATGACCTGGAAGTTCCTGAGGACACCATCATCCACGACCTGGAACTCACAGAT TTCCTCATTCCAGAGGATGACACCACTTATGCCTGCACCTTCCTCCCTCTGCCCATTGTTAACAAGAAGCATCACATTTACAAG ttTGAGCCCAAGCTGGTGCAGCACGATGAGAGCATGGTACACCACATCCTGGTTTACGCCTGCGGCAATGCCAGCGTACTCCCCACGGGCGTCAGTGACTGCTACGGGGCAGACCCCgccttctccctctgctcccaGGTCGTCGTGGGCTGGGCAGTTGGTGGCACT AGTTACCAGTTCCCAGATGATGTGGGTGTCTCTATCGGGACCCCCATGGACCCCCAGTGGATCCGCCTGGAGATTCATTACAGCAACTTTAACAATC TCCTTTCTGCACCAGGTATATACGACTCCTCGGGGATCCGAGTGTACTACACCGCACAGCTGCGCAAATACGACATGGGCGTGCTCCAGCTCGGCTTCTACACTTTCCCCATTCACTTCCTGCCCCCGGGCGCTGAGTCCTTCATGTCCTATGGGCTGTGTAAGACGGAGAAGTTTGTGGAG ATGAATGGAGGTTCAATACCTGACATACAGGTGTATGGCTACCTGCTCCATACCCATTTGGCCGGGCGATCTCTGCAGGCTGTACAGTACAG GAATGGAACTCAATATCGAACAATCTGCAAAGATGACTCTTATGACTTCAATCTGCAGGAGACTCGAGATTTACGTCATCGAGTGGAAATCAAACCA GGAGATGAATTGCTGGTGCAATGTCGCTACCAGACGCTGGACAGAGACACCTTGACGTTT GGAGGTCCCAGCACCATTAATGAGATGtgcctcatcttcctcttctattATCCCCGAAACAACATTTCCAGCTGCATGGGTTACCCTGACATCATCTATGTGGCCCACGAACTAGGGGAGGAGGCAACAGA TTCCATGGAAGGTGTGATGGCCTTAAACAATGTTGACTGGACACCAGAAAACATAAAGATGGCGGAGAAGGCCTGCAAGGAGGCCCAGCAGACAGTGGTGATAAAGACCATAGAT GAGGTGGTGGAAAACACAACAGGCTGGATCCCAGATATCACCCCAACTCCTCGTGGGCCCTGCCTGGAGTCCTCTGGAGGCAAAGTGGAAGCCCAGGACAAAACCCCCACGGGGTTCAGGGCTGCACCAGTGTCTCTCACAGGCTCTGGCACATCTCTGTGGCACCTCTCACTTGCTGGCCTCCTGATTGTTCAGGGAGCAATTTCTTGGCTCCTTACCTCCCTCCAGGCTACCATCTGA